In Bacillota bacterium, the following proteins share a genomic window:
- a CDS encoding stage 0 sporulation family protein, which yields MEYQVVAIQFNRLGKKYFFSTDNIDLKSKDKVVVETIRGIELGFVVSDILTIQESDLVSPLKPVLRIATEEDLMQYEDNKKHEVFVLEKTSAYVFKNNLDMKLLNCEFTLDRSKLIIYFNADGRVDFRELVKDLANEFHLRIELRQVGARDGARVLGGIGPCGLLTCCTTFLGEFEPVSIKMAKNQNLSLNPSNISGLCGKLLCCINYEDSNYKEYRKMMPKLDSYVVTPDGRGRVTQVNFVTLMAKVDFDNGGSHTFHVSELQFKQKAIEEDLEANVESLKDLEE from the coding sequence ATGGAGTATCAAGTCGTAGCGATTCAATTTAATCGTTTAGGGAAAAAATATTTTTTTAGTACTGACAATATAGATTTAAAAAGCAAAGACAAAGTTGTAGTTGAAACAATCAGAGGGATTGAACTTGGATTTGTAGTTTCTGATATTTTAACCATTCAAGAATCAGATTTAGTGTCCCCTTTAAAACCCGTTTTACGGATAGCTACTGAAGAAGATTTAATGCAATATGAAGATAACAAAAAACACGAGGTTTTTGTTTTAGAAAAAACATCAGCTTACGTGTTTAAAAATAATTTGGATATGAAACTTTTAAACTGTGAATTTACATTAGATCGCTCAAAATTAATTATTTATTTTAATGCGGATGGACGTGTAGATTTTAGAGAACTTGTCAAAGATTTAGCAAATGAGTTTCATTTGAGAATTGAATTAAGACAAGTTGGCGCAAGAGATGGAGCTAGAGTTCTTGGAGGAATTGGGCCATGTGGATTATTAACATGCTGTACTACTTTTCTTGGAGAATTTGAACCAGTATCGATTAAAATGGCAAAGAATCAAAATTTATCGTTAAATCCTTCCAATATTTCAGGACTATGCGGTAAACTTTTGTGTTGTATCAATTACGAAGATTCTAATTATAAAGAATATCGAAAAATGATGCCAAAACTTGATTCTTACGTTGTAACGCCAGATGGAAGAGGAAGAGTTACACAAGTTAATTTTGTTACATTAATGGCAAAAGTTGATTTTGATAATGGAGGTTCACATACATTCCATGTGTCAGAACTTCAATTTAAACAAAAAGCCATTGAAGAGGATTTGGAAGCAAATGTAGAAAGCTTAAAAGATTTAGAAGAATAA
- the tmk gene encoding dTMP kinase, whose product MKGIFISFEGTEGSGKTSVIKQVEKYFTAKGYHVLVTREPGGIRISEMIRDILLDKSHIEMDPKTEALLFAASRRQHLVEKILPSLERGELILCDRYIDSSLIYQGVARNLGIEEVFTINKFAIDSNMPDRTIFVDVRPEVGLKRVFKTPNREVNRLDLEEVEFHKKIYQGYIDLMKRFPNRIKRIDGEKSIEEVAKLAIQSIEEIL is encoded by the coding sequence ATGAAAGGAATCTTTATTTCGTTCGAAGGGACGGAAGGTTCAGGAAAAACATCCGTTATTAAACAAGTTGAAAAATATTTTACAGCCAAAGGATACCATGTTTTAGTCACAAGAGAACCTGGCGGAATTCGAATATCTGAAATGATAAGAGATATTTTATTAGATAAATCTCATATAGAAATGGATCCAAAAACAGAAGCATTATTATTTGCCGCTTCTAGAAGGCAACACTTAGTCGAAAAGATTCTTCCTTCACTTGAAAGAGGAGAACTAATATTATGTGATCGCTATATCGATAGTTCATTAATTTATCAAGGTGTCGCTAGAAATTTAGGAATTGAAGAAGTTTTTACAATTAATAAATTTGCGATTGATTCCAACATGCCAGATCGAACTATTTTTGTTGATGTTAGACCTGAAGTTGGTTTAAAGCGAGTCTTTAAAACTCCGAACCGCGAAGTGAATCGATTGGATTTAGAAGAAGTGGAATTTCACAAAAAAATATATCAAGGGTATATCGATTTGATGAAAAGATTTCCAAATCGAATTAAAAGAATTGATGGTGAAAAATCAATAGAGGAAGTCGCAAAACTAGCGATTCAATCTATTGAAGAAATCCTGTAG
- a CDS encoding ATP-binding cassette domain-containing protein, with protein sequence MQIDIHNLSFAYGHKSVINGLSLTLNSGDYLIVKGKNGSGKSTFIKCLLGINPVKNGMIFFDHQDINNFKDWTNFGYVSQKFEDFNYEFPITVNELLSVSSLKKTKQSDRLKLLDQMGILDLINQNINNLSGGQLQRVFIVKAMINSPKLLILDEPTASIDRLNTEFFYRAINLLNQQGITIILITHTDAFEELLYSHVLTMKSDTTFTFLTKEKCDLSEVNL encoded by the coding sequence ATGCAAATTGACATCCATAATTTATCGTTTGCTTATGGGCATAAATCAGTAATCAATGGTCTTTCCTTAACTTTAAACTCTGGCGACTACTTAATAGTCAAAGGAAAGAATGGTTCTGGAAAGTCCACTTTTATCAAATGTTTATTAGGCATAAACCCCGTTAAAAATGGGATGATTTTTTTTGACCATCAAGATATTAATAATTTTAAAGATTGGACAAATTTTGGCTATGTTAGCCAAAAATTTGAAGATTTTAACTATGAGTTTCCAATCACTGTTAATGAGTTACTTTCTGTATCTAGTTTAAAGAAAACCAAACAAAGTGATCGATTAAAATTATTAGATCAAATGGGGATTTTAGATTTAATAAATCAAAATATTAACAATCTTTCAGGTGGACAATTACAAAGAGTTTTTATTGTAAAGGCTATGATTAACAGTCCTAAATTGTTAATTTTAGATGAACCTACCGCTTCGATAGATCGATTAAATACCGAATTTTTTTATCGTGCAATCAACCTGCTAAACCAACAAGGAATTACCATTATCTTAATTACACATACCGATGCTTTTGAAGAATTACTTTACTCTCATGTATTAACGATGAAATCAGATACAACTTTCACCTTCCTAACCAAAGAAAAGTGTGATTTATCGGAGGTGAATTTGTAA
- a CDS encoding metal ABC transporter permease, protein MFLSFFTDLFQQDFMLRALTAGILLGILAPLIGSIVVIRRLSFIADTLGHFSLVGIAVSLYLSTFGISIFFEKPIYLGLLFSVIGGLLIELFRRSYKNYKEISMVIVISLGAALSAIFFSLSKKTGSLYNYLFGSILTVTDYYVVLILVTAIVVGILFALFGKQIIAVSFEETNAKFLGVNVNIFQIIFMIMLSIVVSVLLESAGVLLISSMMIIPVAAGMKVGWSYKSTLISSVIFSELSVFFGLWMAYSLTIPSGAAIVSVNVIILLIVAIIKRISVKRQTAKQNK, encoded by the coding sequence ATGTTCCTGTCCTTCTTCACCGATTTGTTTCAACAAGATTTTATGTTAAGAGCACTGACTGCCGGCATTTTACTAGGTATATTAGCTCCTCTTATTGGCTCCATAGTTGTTATCAGGCGATTATCCTTTATCGCCGATACGTTAGGTCATTTCTCTTTAGTTGGAATTGCAGTTAGCTTATATTTATCTACTTTTGGAATCTCAATCTTTTTTGAAAAGCCAATATATTTAGGCTTATTATTTTCAGTAATAGGTGGATTATTAATCGAATTATTTCGAAGATCTTATAAAAATTATAAGGAAATTTCGATGGTTATCGTAATAAGCCTCGGAGCTGCTTTAAGTGCAATCTTCTTTTCTTTATCTAAAAAAACTGGTTCTCTTTATAATTATCTATTTGGTTCTATTTTAACGGTAACCGATTATTATGTGGTGTTAATTTTAGTAACCGCTATCGTAGTAGGGATTCTCTTTGCTTTATTTGGAAAACAAATTATTGCGGTTAGTTTCGAAGAAACCAATGCCAAATTTTTAGGAGTTAATGTTAATATCTTTCAAATAATTTTTATGATTATGTTATCGATTGTTGTTTCGGTATTATTAGAATCAGCAGGAGTATTATTGATTTCATCCATGATGATTATTCCAGTAGCAGCTGGAATGAAAGTGGGTTGGAGCTACAAATCAACGTTAATATCTAGCGTTATCTTCTCTGAATTATCTGTTTTTTTCGGATTGTGGATGGCTTATTCTTTAACCATTCCTAGTGGAGCCGCCATTGTATCTGTTAATGTAATTATTTTATTAATTGTTGCAATTATTAAAAGAATTTCTGTAAAAAGACAGACAGCAAAACAAAATAAGTAA
- a CDS encoding helix-turn-helix domain-containing protein, with product MMKEGVLLLDLLRIGQKLFDLRQTNGFTQAQIADQLFVSHQAVSRWETGKTLPSIDNLCVLMGMYQSSLEEILCLNIDSNILSLKQLFEEHSPEWVIHEIIRGNIKAFNFADVIHLLSQEQRDYALFLYIENNVLIECNLWPRLSIEERMRLLIAYKTKKYHLPIEQIYPQFTYAEKKKLKEKIK from the coding sequence ATGATGAAAGAAGGTGTTCTCTTGCTAGATTTATTAAGAATAGGACAAAAGTTATTTGATTTAAGACAGACAAATGGATTCACACAAGCACAAATAGCAGATCAATTGTTTGTTTCACATCAAGCAGTCTCTCGTTGGGAAACAGGAAAGACGTTGCCCTCAATTGATAATTTATGTGTATTGATGGGAATGTATCAATCAAGTTTAGAAGAAATTTTATGTTTGAATATTGATTCTAACATCCTTTCACTTAAACAATTATTTGAGGAGCATAGTCCAGAATGGGTCATTCATGAAATCATTCGTGGAAACATTAAGGCATTTAATTTTGCCGATGTGATTCATTTGCTTAGTCAAGAACAACGAGATTATGCACTATTTTTGTACATTGAGAATAATGTTTTGATTGAATGCAACCTGTGGCCAAGGTTAAGCATTGAAGAAAGAATGAGATTACTCATTGCGTACAAAACGAAAAAGTACCATCTTCCCATTGAACAAATATACCCACAATTCACTTATGCAGAAAAAAAGAAATTAAAGGAGAAAATAAAATGA
- the truA gene encoding tRNA pseudouridine(38-40) synthase TruA — protein MMSYSLESIDSILSEDVGLKVDALVVLNKENVSKYILEHSELFSEIFENVNLDFNMNYGFSSLGFPYKVGILNNKINRLVLSRKTTHLQRVQLKIRYDGTDFNGFQIQKNSRSVAGELTKLISKINDCPTVCYGASRTDSGVHAIEQIVHFDTSRDLSVKKWKHYFESELPKDITIEDVKFVHPLFHSRYDVFTKEYRYLLNTAEYDPLRRHFEWTVGKLDENNLEKNLNLLIGTFDFTSFCTGEKNSKIRTIFEASFIKRENTIELVFVGNGFLHHMIRLLVFQLVKMAKQEIQDDILQIINEKSRKHTTKIAPANGLYLTKITYE, from the coding sequence ATGATGAGTTATAGCCTTGAATCGATTGATTCTATTTTGTCAGAGGATGTCGGATTAAAAGTTGATGCATTGGTTGTCTTAAATAAAGAGAATGTATCGAAATATATTCTGGAACATTCTGAATTGTTTTCTGAGATTTTTGAGAATGTAAACTTGGATTTTAACATGAATTATGGATTTTCTTCATTAGGATTTCCTTATAAAGTAGGTATCTTAAATAATAAAATCAACCGTCTTGTTTTATCAAGAAAAACCACGCATCTTCAAAGAGTACAATTAAAAATAAGGTATGATGGAACGGATTTTAACGGATTTCAAATTCAAAAAAATTCACGTTCAGTTGCAGGTGAATTAACAAAATTAATTTCTAAAATCAATGATTGTCCAACGGTTTGTTATGGAGCTTCACGGACAGATTCAGGGGTACACGCGATAGAACAAATCGTGCATTTTGATACATCCAGAGATTTGAGTGTTAAAAAATGGAAACACTATTTTGAAAGTGAATTGCCAAAAGATATTACGATAGAAGACGTTAAATTTGTTCACCCACTCTTCCATTCAAGATATGATGTATTTACCAAGGAATATCGTTATCTTTTAAATACGGCTGAATACGACCCCTTGAGAAGGCACTTTGAATGGACGGTAGGAAAACTTGACGAAAATAACTTAGAGAAGAATTTAAATCTCTTAATTGGAACGTTTGATTTTACTAGCTTTTGTACAGGAGAAAAAAATTCAAAAATTAGAACGATTTTTGAAGCTTCATTTATAAAGAGAGAAAACACTATCGAACTTGTGTTTGTTGGAAACGGGTTTTTGCATCATATGATTCGATTGCTTGTTTTTCAACTAGTGAAAATGGCTAAACAAGAGATCCAGGATGATATTTTGCAGATTATAAATGAAAAAAGCAGAAAACATACGACAAAAATTGCGCCTGCAAACGGACTATATTTAACAAAAATCACATATGAATAA
- a CDS encoding energy-coupling factor transporter transmembrane protein EcfT produces the protein MKNIIIGQYVPGEGFFYKLDPRTKIIAIVVLMVAIFMLETITQLLITLGFALLILIVGKLSIIRIIRGLRPIFVLLIFTFIFQIAFNKDGIILLNKTLSFSVSSVIGIVLLTVLWRFLASFKRMKIILFFLYILGIYFIMVYFNYFQTFTSFQLIIYEKGVEMSIFVVIRLLIVITLSTVLTLTTKPTDLTQGLEKLMRPLKVIGLNSEDFALIISISLRYIPTILDEANKIMLAQASRGSDISEGKLKDKIKQVVSLLVPMFIIAFKRSEELADAMESRNFIPGKSRTRINELSFRLLDFITVFLSIACLGASILVKVLL, from the coding sequence ATGAAAAATATTATCATTGGACAATACGTTCCAGGGGAAGGATTCTTTTACAAGCTAGATCCTAGAACTAAAATCATTGCCATCGTTGTATTAATGGTCGCCATTTTTATGCTTGAAACAATCACTCAACTTCTTATAACGCTTGGATTCGCTCTTCTTATTTTGATTGTAGGAAAACTTTCAATTATAAGAATTATAAGGGGATTAAGACCAATCTTTGTTTTATTGATATTTACATTTATCTTTCAGATTGCATTTAATAAAGACGGAATTATCCTTTTAAATAAAACGCTTTCTTTTTCTGTTTCGAGTGTGATAGGAATCGTTTTATTAACCGTTCTTTGGCGGTTTTTAGCAAGCTTTAAACGGATGAAAATTATATTGTTTTTCTTATATATTTTGGGGATTTATTTTATAATGGTTTACTTTAATTATTTTCAAACCTTTACCTCGTTTCAATTAATTATTTACGAAAAAGGAGTTGAAATGAGTATTTTTGTGGTAATCAGACTATTAATTGTAATTACGTTATCTACCGTTTTAACTTTGACCACAAAACCAACTGATTTAACTCAAGGATTAGAAAAATTAATGAGACCTTTAAAAGTGATTGGACTTAATTCAGAAGACTTTGCTTTAATTATATCCATTAGTTTACGATACATTCCCACCATCTTGGATGAAGCCAATAAAATCATGTTAGCTCAAGCAAGTAGAGGTTCAGATATTTCGGAGGGTAAATTAAAAGATAAAATTAAGCAAGTAGTATCGCTGCTTGTTCCGATGTTTATTATCGCTTTTAAGCGAAGCGAAGAATTAGCAGATGCAATGGAATCAAGAAATTTTATTCCGGGAAAATCTCGAACCAGAATCAATGAATTATCTTTTCGGTTATTAGATTTTATTACGGTATTTCTTTCAATCGCTTGTTTGGGAGCGAGTATTTTAGTGAAGGTCCTATTATGA
- a CDS encoding energy-coupling factor transporter ATPase, translating to MGIQFRKVSYQYAANQKGFYQAIKDISFSINSKDEFISLIGHTGSGKSTLAQHMNALIFPTEGEIDIFGSLIKQKRDKHIKYNSLRKKVGLVFQFPEYQLFEETVEKDIMFGPLNFKVSVEEAKQLAKTALQLVGLDESYLKRNPFNLSGGEKKRVSIAGILALDPEILVLDEPTSGLDPLGKIQMMELFKSIQESTHKTIVVITHDMDLVYAYSSRVLVLKESKLVFDGSPEALFHNDNLAQFHLDYPSTIKVLREIKRHFHLEINEYQKTSDEAVMELKKVLP from the coding sequence ATGGGAATACAGTTTAGAAAAGTAAGTTATCAATATGCCGCAAATCAAAAAGGATTTTATCAAGCGATTAAAGATATTTCATTTTCCATAAATTCGAAAGATGAGTTTATCAGTTTAATTGGGCATACGGGATCAGGAAAATCAACTCTCGCTCAACACATGAATGCACTTATTTTTCCAACAGAAGGCGAAATTGATATTTTTGGATCATTGATAAAACAAAAAAGAGATAAACACATTAAATACAATAGTCTAAGAAAAAAAGTGGGATTAGTTTTTCAATTTCCTGAATATCAATTATTCGAAGAAACAGTTGAAAAGGACATCATGTTTGGACCGCTTAATTTTAAGGTTTCCGTTGAGGAGGCCAAACAATTAGCAAAAACCGCTCTTCAACTTGTAGGACTTGATGAAAGTTATTTAAAAAGAAATCCATTTAATTTATCTGGTGGAGAGAAAAAACGAGTATCCATTGCGGGTATTTTAGCTCTTGACCCAGAAATACTAGTTTTAGATGAACCAACATCAGGACTAGATCCTCTTGGAAAAATACAAATGATGGAATTGTTTAAAAGTATTCAAGAATCTACCCATAAAACCATAGTCGTCATTACACATGATATGGATTTGGTTTATGCATATTCTTCAAGAGTGTTAGTTTTAAAAGAAAGCAAGCTTGTTTTTGATGGTTCTCCTGAAGCTTTATTTCATAACGATAATTTAGCACAATTTCATTTAGATTATCCTTCAACGATTAAAGTTTTGCGAGAAATTAAACGTCATTTTCATCTTGAAATCAATGAATATCAAAAAACATCAGATGAAGCGGTTATGGAACTAAAGAAGGTGTTGCCCTAA
- a CDS encoding energy-coupling factor transporter ATPase encodes MFMSYIEVNDLSFSYNQKRMILKNINLHINKGEWIAILGHNGSGKSTLAKTMVGLLEPSSGEVIVDGLKLQEDTAYDIRKKIGIVFQNPDNQFVGVTVRDDIAFGMENLCFTKEDMLHNIDFYAKKVDMLDFLDKEPSSLSGGQKQRVAIAGILAMKTEVIIFDEATSMLDPYAREDLMNYIKLLHKEGLTIIMITHEIEEALLADRLFILKNGEVYQDGKAASLMKDPSIFHEAFLELPMALKIANQLGDSSLSNEVKGFLWEYSLEK; translated from the coding sequence ATGTTTATGAGTTACATTGAAGTAAATGATTTATCTTTTTCATACAATCAAAAACGCATGATTTTAAAAAATATTAATTTACACATCAATAAAGGCGAGTGGATTGCTATTTTAGGGCACAACGGATCTGGAAAGTCCACACTTGCAAAAACCATGGTGGGTTTGCTTGAACCATCAAGTGGAGAGGTCATTGTTGATGGGTTAAAATTACAAGAAGATACCGCCTATGATATTAGAAAAAAAATAGGAATTGTTTTTCAAAACCCTGACAACCAATTTGTAGGAGTCACGGTAAGAGATGACATTGCTTTTGGAATGGAAAATTTATGTTTTACAAAAGAAGATATGCTTCATAATATCGATTTTTATGCAAAAAAAGTAGATATGTTGGATTTTTTAGATAAAGAGCCATCATCCCTTTCGGGGGGACAAAAGCAACGAGTAGCTATTGCGGGTATATTAGCAATGAAAACAGAAGTCATTATTTTTGATGAAGCCACCTCTATGTTAGATCCTTATGCTAGAGAAGACTTAATGAATTATATTAAATTATTACACAAAGAAGGACTTACTATTATCATGATCACACACGAAATCGAAGAAGCGTTACTTGCTGATCGATTATTTATATTAAAAAATGGAGAAGTATATCAAGATGGGAAAGCGGCGTCCTTAATGAAAGATCCTTCTATATTTCATGAAGCATTTTTAGAGCTTCCAATGGCTTTAAAAATTGCAAATCAACTAGGAGATTCTTCTTTATCTAATGAAGTGAAAGGATTTTTATGGGAATACAGTTTAGAAAAGTAA
- a CDS encoding CBS domain-containing protein, whose translation MSRREEFLKLFNDLERYLRIEYSYGKYSESSFMGTLYKIRAKKSNALIGNKANFDTLSQAAQLRNIMVHNENIAVPSEIFLNEFKSIVKKITHPKKIYQVMMPIHKMKVVSLDSSIEEVMLLMKTEDYSNVPVVYEEALVGVFTERTLFHFFALKKDVSIGKDMKMKELLEAMDLDYDPAKYFAFIKRSADIYEALDLFNRDFKEDKELEMLFVTENGLSSEKILGIVTLWDLEHAFM comes from the coding sequence TTGTCAAGAAGAGAAGAGTTTTTAAAGTTATTTAATGATTTAGAACGATATTTACGAATCGAATACAGTTATGGAAAATACAGTGAGTCTAGTTTCATGGGGACTCTTTATAAAATAAGGGCCAAAAAAAGTAATGCCTTAATTGGAAATAAAGCAAATTTTGATACGTTATCACAAGCTGCCCAACTAAGAAATATAATGGTTCATAACGAAAACATCGCCGTTCCTTCTGAAATCTTTTTAAACGAATTTAAAAGTATTGTTAAAAAAATCACTCATCCTAAAAAAATATATCAAGTTATGATGCCCATTCACAAAATGAAAGTAGTCTCTTTAGATTCTTCCATTGAAGAAGTCATGCTTTTAATGAAAACAGAAGACTATTCAAATGTCCCTGTTGTATATGAAGAGGCATTGGTTGGCGTATTTACTGAACGAACTTTATTTCATTTTTTTGCTTTGAAGAAAGATGTTTCTATTGGAAAAGACATGAAAATGAAAGAATTATTGGAAGCAATGGATTTGGATTATGATCCAGCAAAATACTTTGCATTTATAAAACGAAGTGCAGATATTTACGAAGCACTAGATTTGTTTAATCGTGATTTTAAAGAAGACAAAGAATTAGAAATGCTTTTTGTAACGGAAAACGGATTGTCTTCTGAAAAAATACTAGGGATTGTTACTTTGTGGGATTTAGAGCATGCGTTTATGTAA
- a CDS encoding NADP-dependent malic enzyme, translating to MDILSESLKLHEKLKGKIEISPRVSVSNSYELSLAYTPGVAEPCLEIQKNIELSYVYTRRHNLVAVITDGTAILGLGDIGPEAGMPVMEGKCVLFKTFGEVDAFPLCLKTKDPDEIVRTISLLSGSFGGINLEDISAPRCFEIEKKLKAILDIPVFHDDQHGTAIVVCAALINALSLANKKMPSVKIVINGAGAAGISIADYLLHYGIKDIILCDKFGIIDENDLTLSPIHREIAKRTNKNHLTGTLENALKGADVFIGVSGPNCVTKTMIKSMNPFSIVFPLANPVSEISYEDAKEAGAYIVGTGSSKYPNQINNVLVFPGIFRGALDERASDINLEMMKAASYAIASLVTKDLLAPNFIIPFAFDPKVHKAVAKAVASAAVTSKVSRIHP from the coding sequence ATGGATATATTAAGCGAATCCTTAAAATTACATGAAAAATTAAAAGGGAAAATCGAGATTTCTCCCCGTGTCTCTGTATCAAATAGCTATGAACTCTCTTTGGCTTATACTCCAGGAGTTGCTGAACCTTGTTTAGAAATTCAAAAAAATATTGAATTAAGTTATGTTTATACTAGAAGGCATAACTTAGTCGCTGTTATTACAGATGGTACAGCTATTCTCGGACTAGGTGATATTGGGCCTGAAGCGGGAATGCCCGTTATGGAAGGAAAATGCGTCTTGTTTAAAACCTTCGGAGAAGTTGATGCATTCCCTCTTTGTTTAAAAACAAAAGATCCAGATGAAATTGTTAGAACGATTTCACTTTTGTCTGGAAGTTTTGGTGGTATTAATTTAGAAGATATCTCTGCTCCTCGTTGCTTTGAAATTGAAAAAAAATTGAAAGCCATTTTAGATATTCCTGTATTTCATGATGATCAACACGGAACGGCAATTGTTGTATGTGCTGCATTAATCAATGCTTTATCCCTTGCAAATAAAAAGATGCCGTCTGTCAAAATTGTCATTAATGGTGCCGGAGCGGCAGGAATTTCAATCGCCGATTATTTGCTTCATTATGGAATCAAAGATATTATTCTTTGTGATAAATTTGGAATTATTGATGAAAACGACCTAACGTTAAGTCCTATTCATAGAGAAATTGCGAAACGTACAAATAAAAATCATTTGACAGGGACTTTGGAAAACGCATTAAAAGGAGCCGATGTTTTTATCGGCGTCTCAGGTCCAAATTGTGTAACAAAAACAATGATTAAAAGTATGAATCCTTTTTCAATCGTTTTTCCGCTTGCAAATCCCGTTTCTGAAATCTCTTATGAAGACGCTAAGGAAGCAGGTGCTTATATTGTTGGAACAGGCAGTTCCAAATATCCAAATCAAATTAATAATGTTCTTGTATTTCCAGGAATTTTTAGAGGAGCTTTAGATGAAAGAGCGAGCGATATCAATTTAGAAATGATGAAAGCGGCATCTTACGCTATTGCCTCTTTGGTTACCAAGGATTTATTAGCACCTAATTTTATTATTCCTTTCGCATTTGACCCAAAAGTTCATAAAGCGGTGGCAAAAGCGGTGGCGAGCGCTGCAGTAACTTCCAAAGTATCAAGAATACATCCTTAA
- the rplQ gene encoding 50S ribosomal protein L17, producing MARGYSKLNRSSDNRKALIRDLSTQLILHGKIETSVVKAKELKRTVEKLITLAKKGDLNSLRIAGATVRGLELNNQTALQKLFKELGPKYLERHGGYTRIYRIGHRLGDSCPMAIIEFV from the coding sequence ATGGCTAGAGGATATAGTAAACTTAATCGTAGTAGCGATAATCGTAAAGCGCTTATTCGCGACCTATCTACACAATTGATTTTACATGGGAAAATTGAAACTTCCGTTGTGAAGGCAAAAGAACTAAAACGCACCGTCGAGAAACTAATTACACTTGCAAAAAAAGGTGATTTGAATTCTTTAAGAATCGCAGGAGCTACTGTTAGAGGGTTAGAACTTAACAATCAAACAGCATTGCAAAAGCTATTTAAAGAATTAGGACCTAAATACCTTGAAAGACATGGCGGTTATACAAGAATTTATCGTATTGGACATCGCTTAGGCGATTCATGCCCAATGGCAATCATTGAATTCGTATAA
- a CDS encoding DNA-directed RNA polymerase subunit alpha, which translates to MKFEKPKTITEEIDENYGRFVITPLDRGFGITLGNSLRRVLLSSLPGAAIINTVIDGVEHEFTAIENVVEDVTTIVLNLKGVILNIDSLVPTVEKRMEIIVDGPCDVHASDIIADDEVLIVNPDHFICHVNKGKRFRMVMHAKKGNGYVSAEKNAAYDNMVGVIPIDSIYTPVIRSNYTVDKTRVDDSADYDKLTVEVWTNGSIGPKEAIGMAAKMLIDHLYSIVELSNRAMAEDFMIERKSEETTRNLEKPIEDLDLSVRSYNCLKRAGIHTLGELIEKTEEDMMKVRNLGKKSLKEVKQKLEELNLSLAKH; encoded by the coding sequence TTGAAATTCGAAAAACCAAAAACAATTACTGAAGAAATTGATGAAAATTATGGCAGGTTTGTAATCACACCTCTAGATCGTGGATTCGGTATAACACTTGGAAATTCCTTAAGACGAGTTTTATTGTCTTCACTACCTGGTGCAGCTATTATAAACACGGTCATTGATGGCGTTGAACATGAGTTCACCGCAATTGAAAACGTTGTTGAGGATGTCACCACGATTGTATTAAATTTAAAAGGAGTTATCTTAAACATTGATTCTTTAGTTCCTACAGTTGAAAAACGGATGGAGATCATTGTAGATGGTCCTTGTGATGTTCATGCATCAGATATCATCGCTGACGATGAAGTCTTAATTGTGAATCCAGATCATTTTATTTGTCATGTAAATAAAGGCAAACGTTTCCGCATGGTTATGCATGCAAAAAAAGGTAACGGGTATGTCAGTGCTGAAAAAAATGCAGCGTATGATAATATGGTCGGTGTCATTCCGATTGATAGTATTTATACACCAGTAATTCGTTCGAATTATACAGTGGATAAAACTAGAGTAGATGACAGTGCAGATTATGATAAATTGACAGTTGAGGTTTGGACAAACGGTTCAATTGGGCCAAAAGAAGCTATTGGTATGGCCGCTAAAATGTTAATTGATCATTTATATTCTATCGTTGAACTATCTAATAGAGCAATGGCTGAAGATTTCATGATTGAACGTAAAAGCGAAGAAACTACAAGAAACTTAGAAAAACCAATTGAAGATTTAGATTTATCAGTAAGAAGCTATAATTGTTTAAAACGCGCTGGAATTCATACTTTAGGTGAACTAATTGAAAAAACCGAAGAAGATATGATGAAAGTAAGAAACTTGGGTAAAAAATCTTTGAAAGAGGTTAAGCAAAAGCTTGAAGAATTAAATTTAAGCCTTGCAAAACATTAA